In Longimicrobiaceae bacterium, the sequence TTCCACCGTGCGCTGGCCGAAGGAGACAGCGCCGCGGCCCTGGCGCTCCTCGCCTCCGACGTGCTGATCCAGGAGAGCGGGGAGCAGGAGTCGCGGTCGGAGTACCGCTCGCGTCACCTCGCCGCCGACATCGAGTTCGCGCGCACCGTCCGGACGCGACAAGGGCAGGTTCACGTCCGTGTACGCCGCGACGTGGCGTGGGCCAGCTCCACCTCCACGAGCGACGGCACGTTCCGGGGAAGGGCCATCAGCTCGGCCGGCGCGGAGCTGATGGTCCTCGCGCGCGAAGCGGGAGCATGGCGTATCACGGCGATCCACTGGTCGTCGCACCCCCGCCGGTAGCGGACCAAGAGCAGTACACGAACGCAAAGCGGCGCAAGCTCGAAAGCCTGCGCCGCTTCGTCGTTTTCCGCCGTCGGGGCGGTGAGTGGAGCCTACCGGGATCGAACCGGTGACCTTCCGCTTGCAAAGCGGACGCTCTCCCAGCTGAGCTAAGGCCCCTTGCAGCCCTGAATCTAACCGATCTCCCGCATCCCCTCAAGGCCGTCGTGAGCGGCATGGCGGATGCGAGGCCATGCTCCGAGCGGAACGCGGGACGGCGGCCGTGGTACGCATCTCCGGCCCCGTCGCACCGTTCGAACGAGCGTTCGGGCGCGGCTTGCACGCGGGGCTCCAGCGGCTATGTTACCGGCTGGCAAACCACCGTCGCACCTCCACACGGGTCGTCCCGATGATCGCTTCGCTGCTTTCGCGCAAGATCGAGAAGCTTCCCCCCGACGTTCGCCTCGAGGGCCGCATCCTCTTCCTGGTCGACGACCCGGAGATGGTCCGCGCCCAGCTGGACGGGCAGGACGTGGAGC encodes:
- a CDS encoding nuclear transport factor 2 family protein, producing the protein MGILRTAGLAILAASAFSLAEPRTLPAQANGSVHHATSAGDSAAVAEMVERFHRALAEGDSAAALALLASDVLIQESGEQESRSEYRSRHLAADIEFARTVRTRQGQVHVRVRRDVAWASSTSTSDGTFRGRAISSAGAELMVLAREAGAWRITAIHWSSHPRR